CCCACCGCCCAGCTGGGACGGCTCAAAAGCCACCGCCTTCCTTATCCGCTCAATCAGAGGGACGACCTccacctcctcatcctcctcttcatccttctcctcatcctcctcttcttcgCTCCCGCTGCTCGCCACTACAATCACCTCCCGCTCTGTAGCGCGGGGTGAGCCGGGCTGGGGGCCCAACCTTCGGGGCTCCGGCGGCGGGGAGGTTGGGGAGCGCTGCAGCAGGGAGGCCAAGGTGGGCAGAaccacctccttctcctcctcgtcttcttcctccccttggCTCCCCTCACCCCGCGGGTCCCTCTCCGCCATTCCGCTCCCCCCCAGCCCGGGGTTCTCCCCGCCCTCCCCCGCCGGAAGGGGAAGCGGAGCCGCGGCAAAGATGGCGGCGCTGAGGAGGCTGTGTGAGTCCGGGGGTCACCTCTCATCTCCCCTCACCGCGGGGTGCAGAGGGGTCCGGCCCTGAggggagaggctgagctggggaaggggtggCCCGGGGGAGGTCACTGGCGGTAGCTCGGGGTCGAGGTCTTTGTCTTTTACCTCAGGCTTAGGCGGTGGatgtggggaaggggggagtGGTTCGTGTGGGAAGGGGCGTTGGGTTTGACCTCCTGAAAACAGGGGCAGCTCTGAAGCGGGGCCGAGAGCTTTGTGGCTTCTGGGCTCAGAAAGCTCCAAGGATGGGGACTGCGGCTGCTGGGCTGTCCTCAGGGTGAAAAAATCAGCATGTGTGGAGACCAAAGAGCGAGGGGTGTTGCTCTCTGTGCTCTAGTCAGGAGGccttaaaaaaatccctatttCAATCTAGAAACGTGACAGGCAGAAATATCCTCCTGTGGGCGGGACATCAGAATTAAGATGTTTTTCTGCTGATTTCCAGCATGACCTCAGTCAAATTACAAACTGTCTCTGTCCTCCCTAGATAACCACTTTTCATCTGAGGCTTTGAGGTTCATTTTTTTGTTAGGGAGCTTGCTTTCCTGTAGCACAAAATGTAACCCTGGAATCAACTTGTTgcagttttttaaataaatgttaattagACTATAGCTCCCTAGAATTTGTGTATGTGAAACTGTAACTCTCATTCATCTTTGCCAGCATCCCTTCAGTTTGTCAGGTCTCAGGGCTTTTCTTTTACATAATGGGTAAGCTCCTGAAATTAATGGTTCTTAGTAGAGCcaaatttcccttttctgaaCAATATTTCCAGCTCACTGTCTATGAAACTTAACAAAGATTAAATTAATCCAGGGTTTTTTACTGGGgtaagaaaagcagaatgttGTGATAACCACTGTTCCCTACTAACCTGCTGCTTAAGGGGTTGAATAGAGGGATTTGGAAAAGCTGGAGTTACCTGCTAACTGCATGGAAGGAGGTattgaaaaaattttaaaacagaaccAATTATGTCTCATTCATTTTAACAGGGAAGTTCACTGGAGGGTCAGTTTTCTTAATAAGAAAACCAGTGTGTTTTTTGTCAGTGTCTTGTTTGTTTAGGGAAGTTTGTGTTGTGGATATTTTGTGTTCCAGAGACAATCAGTGACTGTAAcaactgatttatttatttttttccttgacttgACCTGATTGTAACTCAACAGGTTGCACAAAAGTCCTCCAGTTAGTATGCTCAGGATAGGAATTCTGTGTGCACTTCTAATAGATATTGCCCTGAGCAGGAGTCTTCTCATTTGTAAGATTTCAAAACACTTGCTAAGGGGATACTGAAACAAAGACCACAACTTGTCTTTTCTCAAAGTAAATCCAAAGCAACCCACAGCTCCCATACCTCATTTTACAAGGCCTTGCTGAAAGAGGAATTTGGGATTCTTCTTTAACATCATTACCTAGACTTTAGTCCTccttgggcagcagcagggcttgagATGTGTCCTGTCTTCAGGGGACTTAGGCCATGGTGGTCTAATTAGCACTTATCTTGGaagtaccttttttttcttttttctttttttttttttttttaaagctttcttttcccaTTGATTTAAAAGCCTCCATGAAATTTCACCCATTAAAGCTGTGAAAAGAACATGCAACaagttattttttcagctgacaTTGTTGTTCTTGCTCCCAATTAAGTCCTAGCTCCTCCCCAGACGAGCCTGGCTGCCATCAGATGCGCATCCAAAAAAAGCGGGGGCAGCTCCAAAAATTTAGGTGGCCGCAGCCCTGGGAAACGCTACGGATACAAAAAAGTAGAAGGTGGGTCTGAGTCTCTGATTTCCCTGGATTCTTCACGGTGCGGGTGTCAGGTGGAGAGCATTTCAGCAGGAAGTGGCCGGGGGACAGGAAAAGGGAATTCCAGCAAAAGCTCGGGATCAAGGGTGGCCGGAGGAGGGCAGGACGAGTCAGAAAATGTACTTTGTTTCTAACTCTGCCTCTACtgagtgctggggaggaggggacgCTGTGGGACAGCTCCTGCCTGAAGTGCACTCTACCCCCACGCTGAGCTGAGAGCTGAGCATTCGAGATGTTTACAAAGGGGAGCATTATGCAGCTTAGCAGAAGCCAAAGTACAGGTTCTTGCAGCTGACTGCTTCTTAATTATTAGCTTTGCCAGTGAAAACACACTGATGCAAAAGGTAATAAAACAAATGCCTTCAGCAACCAGAAAATGCCTGGTACCCTACAAGTAATCTTTTCAAAGACCAGAATTCCTTTTTGCCATTGTATATCAATTGCCCTTTATTTCCTGttaacagcatttttatttagatGCCTTTAGCATTTGAAGTAACTTTTCCTTAGAAAATCCCCACAGAAAGCTGGGTTTGGTAGGTTCTGGAACCATTTGTGTTTTCCCATGGCTTTTGGGAGCTCTGTTTCTCTGTTGCAGGGGCTTTTGTGCACGCAGGAAACATTCTGGCTACACAGAGGTTGATACGctggcacccaggggctcaTGTAAGTGGCtttcccatccctgccttgattCTCCTAGAACAGCAGCCTGCAAGAGTCCAGTACTCAGTGTCTCTGCTCTTTCAGGCTAGTTCTTAATGCTCTTCCCTATTTAATCCTGAGATTTGGTTTCATGAGTTGGTATTTCTAGCCACAGAGCCTGCTCAGAGTCACAGTCCCTGTGACTCAGGAAAGGACTGAAAGTTACGGATGTCCCAAAAGCTTCTGTATCCAAACTGGGTGCTTGTGCTTCAGGGTGGGCTTTCTATCTCCTCCCTTGTGCTGGGCACCACTGCACCAATTGCTGGAAGCAAGGAGTGtgctcttcttttattttaaaaaagcaaagatgctGCTGAAGCCAGGATATCAAACGATGCAGATGGATGATCAGATCTGCTTTGGTGGTGGGACTCCAGCCTTTCCTTGCTAACACTCCTCATCCTGTTCCAGGTGGGGATGGGCCGTAACAAGACTCTCTATGCCCTGGAGGATGGGATTGTGAGATACACCAAAGAGGTTTACATCCCTCCACCCCGCAGCACTGAGAGCAGGGAAGTGATCTGTCGTCTACCCAAAGGAGCAATTCTTTATAAAACTTTCATCAACGTTGTCCCTACCACAGAAGTAGGAAGCTTTAAACTGGTCACCATGCTCTGAGCCTTCTGCAtcacctggggacagctgggaaggagcagctgggacaggcCACTCCAGCTGGACTGGCACCACAGGACAGGAACATTTGAGCTCTGAAGATCCCAGTGTAAGACTCTTGTCTTGCTCCTGAAGCACACATGGGCAATGTTCAGGCACTGGGATCAGCTGCTGGTGTCTGTATGTGTGTAATAAATGCTGTGGGGTGCTGAAGGCCCTGGGCTGCTTGCTGTGTATGTTACTTATTTGGTATCTGGAGCTGCCTTCCTCTGGAGAACCCATTCCCTTGTGCCACTGGATAAGTTCCCCCTACCATCACTCATATGTCAGTACTTATCCCACTAATAATTCCCTCTGGTTTTAGACATTGCTGTTGTGTCTTAATTCAAGATACTGTAGAAGAGGATGGATCTTTTTCCACTTGCACATAACTGTTCATCCCAGGAAGTCAGATGTTTCCTTCTAACTCTCCTCAATGATTAACTCAAATATCAGAAAGTGTTCCATTTACTAGCCACGTGAGGCAAATTCACACTTGCAAAACTAACCTGTGACTAATTTTAGAGTTCCTGGTAAAAGATGCACCAGTCTGGGGTGACATTTGAAGCTCAGCAGCTGGGGATGTATCATAAAGCCACAGTCCAGAAGGCTTATCTTTTTGTCTTCCCAGAGTCATTCCATGACATTTTCAAGCTTATTTTGCTCGACAGAAAGGAGCCCAAATGCCCTGTGGCAAAACTGATCTCATTTTATCTATGGGCTtgtaaacaatttaaaataccagctctgcagcagaaaacaggTTATCAAACCTGGGTGTCAGGGCACTGGTGTCGACGTTATTAGGTGGTCTGCAGAAGATGAGTAGGTAAACTGAGTCAGCCACGTGTCCACCTTCACTTTACACCCTTCCTGGAGACCACCAGCTGTTGTCTCCATGCTTTTCCTGTCTTCCCCAGCCTGCATATCCCACGGGTCATCTCGCTGGTGGGTATTCCATGCAGCAGGTGACACAACCCCTGAAGCCTCTCCCAGTCGTGACCTGCAGCCCACACCCCGTTGCTGTCAGTCACAGAGAGCACACAGCAACACTGATGCAGATTCCTTCTGCCCCTCAGAGGTGAGGATTCCCACCTGGCATCTGTTAAAagtaaaacctaaaaaaaaaaaataaatcagagtcTAAGGTCTGATCCTTGGCACGCCAGGCAGCAGTGCCACACAGAGGTACGAGAACACCAGCTGCCTGGGGGAGCTGTGGCTGAGCAGACCTTCCCTTTGGTGTTGCCTGCTGTGCAGCACTGAGCACCTGGTCACCAGTGTTGGTCACCAGAGAAGAGCCAGCAGGCACCCCTGGTTGCTCCACTCAGCACCACACCTGGCGGTGGCCCTGTGATTGTCCCCACACTGCTGGAGGGACATCAGAGGCTGGGCCTGACCTGCCTGTGCCTCAGCTGGTGGGGAATCTGGGTGGAGGTCTGAGGTTCAGCCACTCCCTGGGGAGGAGAACGACATCCCAGGCACTTGTGTCACTgagcaggggaagcagcagcaccagggccTCACACGGCCGTGTTCCGTTGGGTCTGGTAGCCGAGGGGGGCCTGGAATGGGTCTGTCCCCCCACGTCTGTCTAAGGTCTCTGAGCTGATTCCTGTTCCTGAGAAAGCTGGAGGATGCCTCAGAGCATGCTCATAGGGAGGCGGCATCTATGGAGGAGAGAAGAAGAACATTACAGCTGATCAGAAATAACCAGATTATCCCACCTCTTCTTACAGAGTGGATGACAAGGCTcacagccaccacagcctgAAATTCCTGCAGTCCCcagagccctgagctgctggcgAGGTGAGCACCTGGAGTGTCAGTGCTTAGCACTGGTTTGTAACAGCAGGGCAGGAAGCAGTGGAGGGGCACATTCCCCCCACTGCCACCTCACACTCTGTGCCAGGCTCCTGCTCTTCCACGTCTCCCTTCAAGGACTTGTCACTACAAGTCACAAGGCTAATAGAGTTGACTTTTGTTAAAACAGGACTGTTCAGTTTCCTTTGATCAGAGATCACTGTGATTTATAGAAGAACCTTCAGACTTTCTACTGAAGTTTTGGCAGCACAtctcactgcagagcagcagagaggaatcTCCAGGCTGTCATTACATTtatcctggcagagctgggctaGCTCTGAGCCCAAAACAAGTGACAGGAGTGAcacagggaggttgtggaagAACTCCTGTTGCAGTTTCTCAACTACTCATCCCTGGGGCCTTACTGTCCTGAGCCCTTGGTGCTCTGGTTTCAGGGCAGGCATCATTAGTGACAGCTTCAAGTGCTGACTACAGCAAACTTTATGGCACAGCTTTAAGAGCCCTAAATGCAGGTGAATGAGTGAACCTTTAGTGCTCTGCTCAGGGTTTCAAAGGTTTCTGTTCTGCTTTAGTCAATGAGGCCTCTGTTCCATAAGAATCTCTTGGGGCACTGCTGCAGAACCTGCTTGGCAGATGCTTTGCTCTGTTCTATTGTGGGAGTGCAAATTTTAAATGTCATAAGAGGTAAAGCCTCCTGGCCATAAATAAGCCATAAAGTCTTTTAAGGTAACAGGGACCTCCCAGAGGTGTCCTGCTGGGAGAAGGGAGCAAAAAACATAGAAGCCTAACAGATCTAAAAATAGCATTCCCCCAGCCTAGATTCATGCTGAGCAGATGATCTGAAGGGTCTGCCTGCcctgtcagcagcagctctgccctgcctcccagcacaggcagagatgGATCATTAACCAGCACAGATGTACACCAAAGGAGCCTCCTGGTACGCTCTGTGCCACCCCTCACCGAGATAAAGGCTATCAGCGAACAGAGTCCTTCACTACTGCTAATTACTGAAGCAAAACCCAGATACAGACCGGAGGGGGGAACTGCCCCCAGgcccctgccagcaccctcGTGCAGGGGAGGTTTTGCTCACCTCCTGGGAAGGCTCTGCCCACAGCCCAAACCTCTCAGCAATCATCTGATGGATTTCCCGCTGGCGATCTTTCTTCCGCACGCTCTCGTAGCTTGGCAAGCggggctgctcccaggaggGGAGCTGGTAGTTGCTGGGGGGACCAACACAGAACAGCTCATCTCCCTAGAAAAAtccagcccagaaaaaaaaccatgtcAGCATGCAGGTGGCTCTCTTCACTGGAAATTTATGGCCGGGTGACACCTCAAGTTACTGCGGGGTTGAAAGTTGTGGGCGCCCTTCATTGAACCCTGAGAGAAGAAATCCTCCCTGCCAGGAGGGAATTACACCATGACCTGCTTTGCAAATCCAGAGTTGTCTACCTGGCATTTCAAGCCCAAACACCTCAGGGCACTGTGGTGTTCTTTCCTGCATCTTCCtctgcaccagaggaggtttaggctggatgttgggaaacattttttcactgagagggttgtcaggcgtggagtcaccatccctggaggcatttaaaaggtgtttggacctggtccttaaggacatggtttagtagttagattatggtgttggtcaaaggttgaactggatgatcttggaggtcttttccaacctaaaacattctgtaatccctgcctcccaccccccaaGGTCGTTACAACATCTCCCAGAGAGCTCCTGCTGTCCAGCACCTTCCCTCTATGCCCCAGGATCTCACTGGGTCCCCGTAACCACATTCCCTTCCCCAAATCACCAGGATCTTTGCCAGCattcccccccagctccagtcACCTGCACAGCAGGGTTCTCAGCAGCACTCTCCAGCCGTGATGCTCCTCGCTGGGGCCCCACCAGGcgctggctgctgctgaagtaGGGTGGGGGGCAGTCCTGTAGTGGGGAGTCAGGGAGGAGAGGTGAGCAAAGCTGGAATCCCTCACATCTCACCTGGCAGtgagcagagctcagccagcTCACACAGAACAGCCCGAGGAGCAGGACTGGGCAGGGAATGAGCTGCTACCTCTGCACGTTTGGTTCATGGGGCTCTCATAGACTCtgccctcctgccagcagcttgGGCACATCCTCACTGGGCAGCACAGGACCTGCCTGAGCCCAGGGCAGGGTTCCATtcagacaacaaaaaaacaacccaacttTTCCACTAGTGTAGATAAGAGCTCCATCACATGCTCAGGTTTACAGAATTTGTAAACACTTATCTACCAAGACAGTCACTCCAGGCTAACATAGCAAGCAAATCTGCAGAGCAATAGCAGCTCTGTTCCTGAGCTCCAGTTAAACTCGATTCCCCAACAAGGTGTTGAGCAACAGCAGAGATCCCTCTTgcagagagcaggcagagccaggaatAGAGCTGCAGGCTGTTCCTCCCTCTCTAAAAAACCCCATCTCTGCCAGCAGAAAGGAGTCCAGAGACTCCCAGAGCAACCAGGGATTCACAGGGGGAACCACAGATGACAGACTTACTTTTCCAATTTGTCTCAGCTCTATGGAGTGATTCCTgaagctgcagggagctgggctggctgggggtGCAGCTATTTGTTTTAATAACTGATTAGCACAACCAGCACAGCTACACCTGCTCAAAAGCTGCCTCACACCACGACAACCACTTCAttttttctgatggaaataCATCCCAGAGACGTTCCCTTTCCCTATATAGCTCTTGGCATCCATATCCATCTGTCCACACAACCCTTTGCTAAAGAGAAGATGCCATCTTCTTGAACCACCCACCCAAGAGCCAGGCCCGAGCACAGCAGAGGCCCTGCAGCTGACAGCACaccctgcacagccctggggagcagctctgcagggcaagGAGTGCAGTGTCTGAGCCCTCTCTCcacccagggacagggaggaagagggggagagtagcagaagcagcaaagcagtcaggggacaccagcagcacagcccattCCTGATGTGATTTCTGCTGGGGGCTTCCCAGCCCGTGCTGGACTattacatttgcttttcatgGCACAAacctctccatccccccctcACCAAAGCTGGATGTCACCTCTGGTCACAGGGACTCTGCAGCAGTACCCACAGCCCTCCCTGCAGCTTTTGGAAGCTGAGCTTTCCCCAGGCAGCCACCACCACAAAGGAAGCACTGAGGGAACACGCCGCTCTTTTTCCATCACCAGCTTCCCTACTTGAAAGGCAGCCCCAGGAAATTACAGATGGAAGTGAAAGGGCTTTGTGTGTCTCCAGTTGCCGGGATGCAAGCGGCATTGTCTGCCTTTGCCCTGAGCTTCCACCCCCCCTTCCCGCTGGGCCCCTTCCCTGTAAAGCACAGCCCGACCCCACACATGACTGTGCCGGGGGAGGAGAACATCCCTCCCGAGCTGCGTGGGGAGTTGGGGAACCTGCTTCTGCCAGGCCTTGCAGATATCacccccaccagcacagccgggcaggggggttggggacTCTGCTGGGAGGTCCCGAGTCCACCAGCGAGCCCGGCCAAGCTGCGGGAGGGGAGTCCGGTGATGGTCTCAGAGAGCACAGCACAAAGGAAGAAGAACGCTGGGCAGGAGGATCGTGGGGACACTCACATACTGGCTGGGGGTCCGGAAGAAGcggcaggagcagaggaactGGCAGCACATGGGATCCCGGTGgtacaggagcagcagcaggatgaggaTGGCCACGATGAAGACTGAGGTGGACACAGCTgccaggagaagggagaagaggcgAATAAGCCGGTGGCCCGTGGGCCTCCCCACCATCTCCCCCATTCGCCCTCCGGGTGTCTCAGCAAACAGCAGCCTGGAAAAACCCCAGAGGAGCCGGGACGGCCCGCGGCCCCTCCTGAGGACGCCGAAAGCCCCTCTGAGCCCAACATCCTTCTCCTTCTACGAGCGCAGGGACTAGCCCAAGAGCCAGAGGGCTCATTCCCATCCCGGAGCAGCCCCGCGGGGACCGGGGCTCCGGGCTTACCCTCACCCCCTCGGCAGGATGCCAGTTCACTGGCGTTCCAGCCACCCCACGGCTCCCACCCAGCCCACCCTCTGCTTTACTCCACGGAGCCCACCAGGCACCACCAACCCCTCCCGCCGCTCCGCTCGGGAGTCCCCGGCTCTGTAGAGAAGGACCGGGGGCTGCAGAGACCCCTCCTCGGGGGAGGCAACGGTGGAGGCTGATCCCGCACGTCAGCCGCCCCCTCACGGCCTCGCTCCCGGCCCGGCCGCCCCCTCCCGCCACTCACTCGCGGCGATAACGATGGCCAGGACGTTGCTGTCCATGGCCGCGGCCGCCGTGTACGCCGAAGCCTCCCCGGGCTGCGCCATCCCGCAGCCACCGGCAACGCCGCCCGCGCCTCACCGGCGGGGGGCGGAGCCTCACGGGAATAACCCCGCCCCCTCAGCTCCCATTGGCCACCGGAGAGACAGGATCCATTCACTGGGAACGGGGAGGAGCGGGGTCTCTCCCTCCCAGGCCACGCCCCCCTCGCTCTCATTGGCTGTCGGCTCGATTGGCTCCATTCAAGATGGGAGGCGGGGCCCGCGGTTGCCATGGCGACGCGGCGGGGCGGGAAAGCTGCGGCCTCGAGCAGCAGGAGGTTCGCGTTCGTTCGCTAATTGTTATCTTAATTGCACCGCAGACACTCGGCTACCAGGGCCGGACGGTACGCGGCAAAGCAGCAGGATGGAGCCTGGTTGCCCCTCGGCGAGTGCAGACCCCGGGGGCAATCGGGCTCCGGCCAcgggttaaaaaaacccaacagctcgTTTGAGTCGCACATCACCCAGGTGAGCAAGCccaacctcatccctggaggcattcaCACCCTCCCCTTACAGGGCGTGTTCCCCCTCCTGAGGCCTTTTGACAACTCCACCCTTCCAGAGCGCGCTGCAAAAACCAAACGGACCACGCGGTAGAGATATAGATATATTTGGGGTGATGTTGCATATTTTAAGACAACTTTACATAATGCTTTTGACACAGAGGTTTGTTGTTCCACCCCATGGCAGGGCCAGGCCCTGCACAGCACCTCTCCACCCCTTCCCAGCCCCGAAGCACCCCAGAAGGGGTGCATGAATGGGATGCTCTCATGCACCAAGGTCTTCATCCCCCCCATTTCACAACGTGCCAGCACCAGCATCCTTAAACCAGGGAGACTGGGAATTCAAGGAAGCCCTGGACTTTGGAGGAAGGCGAAAGATGGCACAGATCTTTGGAGATAGCAAAACCTGGCTAagccctgcctggctcctgctgaCCCTCCTTGAGCAGAGGGTCTCGAATCTCCAACACTCCTTCCCAGGCTGCAGGTGAGTTCCTGCTGCAGTCCCACATGGCACATGTGAAGTGTCTTCACAGGATGAAAACCAATGACAGACTTCTCTATGAAGCATTGGTCTGGGAGAACAGAATGtcagaggcagggctgggaggacagcagcacaggggatgaCCCACTgtgccccttccctgggggagaggggaagcagaAACAGTGGAGATCAGATGGAGCTTGCTGGACCTTGTCTTGCCGATTTTATTTTTTGGCCAGGGAAGCACAGCAGATCCCAAGAGCTTCTGCCAGTGcgggagaaaagaaaaggctggGCACAGGGGCTGTGGCTCAGGGCAGCTCCCTGGGCCCTGTGGATGGCAATTTGGCAGGGAACTCCTttcctggagaagaggcagcagggTCTGCAGGGGTTGGCTGGACTTGAAGGGTAAACCCAGCGCTGCCCCGCTCGCTGTCACAGCACAGACCAACAGCTCCAAACATTTGGCACAGGAGGGCACAGGCAGCACCCCACACCAAACCCTGCCCACggggcaggagggatgcaggaaaTGGAGGAacagcaaaacaataaaaatactactgataaaaaagaaaaaatgtaaacaacCCAGCACCCTGTCCTGTAGCACCAGGACACCCAAGAGAACTGAGGGGAGATGGAGACACAGGGACCCCAACTCGGGGTCTCATCTCTATTGCACTTTGCAtcatatatatttctatatatatatttataaaaatacaaactaaaGGGGTGGGGTGGAGGGGATGAGATGCAAGccctgggccagcagcagctctgtgcacaTGACAGGCTTCAACCTATCCTGCTTCTGCCTGTCCCTACAGTCCCTCACCATCACTTTTGGTGGGCAGGTGGGCCACACATGGGCCTGATCCTGCAGAGGTACAGCCCAGGGTTGGAAAGGGTGCTGGGTTGTCCAAAGCCAGCCCATGGCcagccttccctccctccatcacACTTCCCAAGGCTCCAATGCCTGCACTACCAAACATGCAGCTCTTTCTGGGTGCCCTGGCATGCTCTCCCTGGCCAGCAAGCACCCATTCCTGGGGGAGCTGGGCAAAACCAACCTCATGCCTCCTCCTCCGCCCAAAATACCCCACGGGAGGTGTTCCCCCACCCGGAGGTTCCCATTCTCTCTTCCTTGAGTGACTATGGTGCAAATCACACGGGGTGATGTGGTCTGGAGCCCTCACCACAGCAGTGGGGGAAGATGCTCCTGGCTCCAAGGCCACCCCCCCGCTGCTCCTGCTACCTCAGCCGCCCGTCAGGTTTTACAGGCCCCAGTTCTGATTTGGGGTCCGGGGAGAGGGAGCTCCAGGAGGTTTTGCTGCAGGTCTCCAGGgaggcacaggcagaggagCCACCACTGCAGATGTCTGCTGCAGACCAGAAGGTGCCGATGGCAGCGTCTGACCAGTCCTCCAGCGCCCGTCCCGTCAGCTGTGCCTTCCtcgctgcctcctcctctgcctcctcgGAGCGGGGCAGGTTGAGGATCCCCCCAAGGCCCTGGAAGCTCTGCTCCATGTACTCATTGCGGGGGGGGCCACCATGCAGCCAGTTGCTGTCATCTGGGTacaacaggaggagaaaagagagatgaTGAGCAGCGCGGCAACATCCCGGCACCCTGCCAGTGGAGTCAGCACCCTCTgcaaccccagccctgctgcaggactTCAGGATGGGTCTGGCCTGCAAACAGGACCTTCACAGCTATCCCAGGGCCTGGTTTGAGGACCGATATGGGCAAGGGGACACCAGTGGGAAGGATGGTTCCTGGCTTGCCAGTGGGGAGGCCAGCACCAGAAGGAAATGCAATGCACTGCCCACAGGGAAACCCTtcccacacacccacacacccacccacccttcTCACCTTTCCTGAGAGGCTGCTTGCGGTTGAAAG
Above is a genomic segment from Heliangelus exortis chromosome 20, bHelExo1.hap1, whole genome shotgun sequence containing:
- the MRPL27 gene encoding large ribosomal subunit protein bL27m — encoded protein: MAALRRLFLAPPQTSLAAIRCASKKSGGSSKNLGGRSPGKRYGYKKVEGAFVHAGNILATQRLIRWHPGAHVGMGRNKTLYALEDGIVRYTKEVYIPPPRSTESREVICRLPKGAILYKTFINVVPTTEVGSFKLVTML
- the LOC139805662 gene encoding uncharacterized protein, coding for MAQPGEASAYTAAAAMDSNVLAIVIAATVSTSVFIVAILILLLLLYHRDPMCCQFLCSCRFFRTPSQYDCPPPYFSSSQRLVGPQRGASRLESAAENPAVQGDELFCVGPPSNYQLPSWEQPRLPSYESVRKKDRQREIHQMIAERFGLWAEPSQEMPPPYEHALRHPPAFSGTGISSETLDRRGGTDPFQAPLGYQTQRNTAV